CACACTCACATCCTCATCATGGGTACAATCGTGGTAGGACCACATGCGGTGCTTGCATTTTTCCAATGATGGTTCATTTCCGTTGCACTGGACATCATCTAACAAGATTTTTACACTTGATTTACCAAACCTCTTCCTCCCTGGTTTGTACGGCTGGCAGGATCCACAATCTATCTGACTGCATGTAACATTGGCGTCCCGGTCATCCCAGAGGTCATCACATACGCTACCCCACAGCCCATCATGATAGACCTCCAACCTCCCGCTGCATTTGCTGGGCCCATCCACAAGTCTGACCTTGAAAGGTTCTGTTAAAATGACATTTAGTAATAAATATGAATGTAGAAGGAAGTTTAGAAATAAAATTATAACAAATAATTGAAAATAAAGAACATTTAGTGGGTAttaaatctattatctatctattatttatctattatctatctatctattacactatgtaacaaatttttatttactttttgttcctgggtccaaagtgtgttttcctaacccattatgcctaaaagaaataaaaaatagttgttgttccataAAAACTTTGATTCTCTGATCAGGACAAtgaagactactcagtattgaatacgaATGGAGAAGAATAACAAGGCTATACACCTGTTTTATCATTACCAATTGTTGTCTAAATgcatatttttcaatgctttttttatcGATATCTATGCACTGCACTTTGTGATGAATAATTCCTGTATCACTGCCTGCACTTTATGCATCAATTATAATGTAAATACATGCTCTTACAATGATGATTAATGCAAATGATTATAATTATGTATACTCTTTATAAACCTGGCCTTttcacatgttcactgcttgaaaaaggttcctgttgggaccgaaacgttgctttctgggctgattaaaagctctttttctatctatctatctatctatctatctatctatctatctatctatctatctatctatctatctatctatgtatctatctatctatccattatttatcatctatctatctatctatctacagtattatctatctatctatatctattatctatctagctaacatctatctattatctatctatctatctatctacgtatcTATATTTGACACGTTTGTAATTCTTAGGATTAATTGAACTGGACTCTGAACTGGTAACACAATGTAATGGGGAATGATTTCATACCTCGGCATATCACCCAGACATCTTGCATGTGGAAACACTTGTGCTTGGTCAGAGGAGACACCGGACATTCATTGAGAGACTTCTCATCTCCGATGCATTTCACTTCATTCATCCAGATGGCGCCGCTTCCTTTTTTTAGCGCACCACAAGGCATGGCGGACATAGGAGACCCGCAATTCAGCTCTTTACACACCACCTTGGAGTTGAGTTTGCTCCAGTTATAGTCACACACAGTGGCCCATTCCCCATCATGTTCCACCTCCAGTCTCCCAGCACAACGACTGTTCCCACTCACTAGCTTGAGTTTCTGGAAATTTTCTAAAATCCGCAAAAAGACAGATAGTAGCAGGGACATTATTATAGATCTCTGTATATAATGGTACAACGTATTCGGAGACATGTTTTTGGTTCTAAGAGGCATCTGATTTGCATTTAGAGGTCTGCTATGAGGTCTGGAATATTTTAAGGATCTGATTTGGGTTCTGTATTTGTTTAGGGGGCCTGTTTGGTGTGTGAGGAGGAAGGGACTATTCATTTTGGGATGTGCTGAAGATATACATTATGTGGGTTTTTATTTAACCCCTATTGCTCCCAGTGTAAACCATCTGGTCCCATTGCCCCCAGTGAATAACATCTGCCCCatcactcccagtgtataacatccagcccctcacctccAAGTTGTATAACATACagtccctcacccccagtgtataacatccagcccctcttccccACTGTATAACATAAGGTCCCTCACCCCCagttgtataacatccagcccctatcACCCACTGTAGAACATCCAGCCCCTCTCCTCCTGGTATATAGCATCCAGCCCttctgccccagtgtataacatccagcccctcggcaCCAGAGtaaaacatccagcccctcgcccccagtgtataacatccagccccgtcaccccagtgcataacatccagcccctcacccccagtgtataacatccagcccctcgcccccagtgtataacatccagcccctcgcccccagtgtataatatccagcccctcgcctccagtgtataacatccagcccctcgcccccagtgtataacatccagcccctcgcccccagtgtataatatccagccccttgcctctagtgtataacatccagaccctcgcccccagtgtataacatccagcctctcgccACCAGAGtaaaacatccagcccctcacccccagtgtataacatccagcccctcacccccagtgtataacatccagcccctcgcccccagtgtataatatccagcccctcgcctccagtgtataacatccagcctctcgccACCAGAGTAAAACATCCagtccctcgcccccagtgtataacatccagccccgtcaccccagtgtataacatccagcccctcacccccagtgtttaacatccagcccctcacccccagtgtataacatccagcccctcgccccagtgtataatatccagccccttgcctccagtgtataacatccagcccctcgcccccagtgtataacatccagcccctcgcccccagtgtataacatccagcccctcgcccccagtgtataatatccagcccctcgcccccagtgtataatatccagcccctcgcccccagtgtataacatccagcccctcgcccccagtgtataacatccagcccctcgcccccagtgtataatatccagccccttgcctctagtgtataacatccagaccctcgcccccagtgtataacatccagcctctcgccACCAGAGtaaaacatccagcccctcacccccagtgtataacatccagcccctcacccccagtgtataacatccagcccctcgcccccagtgtataatatccagcccctcgcctccagtgtataacatccagcctctcgccACCAGAGtaaaacatccagcccctcgcccccagtgtataacatccagccccgtcaccccagtgtataacatccagcccctcacccccagtgtttaacatccagcccctcacccccagtgtataacatccagcccctcgccccagtgtataatatccagcccc
This region of Ranitomeya imitator isolate aRanImi1 chromosome 1, aRanImi1.pri, whole genome shotgun sequence genomic DNA includes:
- the LOC138657607 gene encoding CD5 antigen-like, with the translated sequence MLQSSSEFPGTSASFFGIAFSENFQKLKLVSGNSRCAGRLEVEHDGEWATVCDYNWSKLNSKVVCKELNCGSPMSAMPCGALKKGSGAIWMNEVKCIGDEKSLNECPVSPLTKHKCFHMQDVWVICREPFKVRLVDGPSKCSGRLEVYHDGLWGSVCDDLWDDRDANVTCSQIDCGSCQPYKPGRKRFGKSSVKILLDDVQCNGNEPSLEKCKHRMWSYHDCTHDEDVSVYCKG